The Bifidobacterium eulemuris genome includes a window with the following:
- a CDS encoding Lrp/AsnC family transcriptional regulator: MTNAIVLIDVASGKVNEVAQAIADIPGVREVYSVAGDIDLVAVVSAADHDALTDVIPGGIAKVDGVTRTRTLMAFKTYSGKEMAAAYELGLD, from the coding sequence ATGACGAACGCAATCGTGCTGATTGATGTGGCCAGCGGCAAGGTGAACGAGGTCGCGCAGGCGATCGCGGACATCCCCGGCGTGCGTGAGGTGTATTCGGTGGCCGGCGATATCGACCTGGTCGCGGTCGTCTCCGCCGCGGACCATGACGCGCTCACCGACGTGATTCCCGGCGGCATCGCCAAGGTCGACGGCGTGACCCGCACCCGCACGCTGATGGCGTTCAAAACCTACTCCGGCAAGGAGATGGCCGCCGCCTACGAACTCGGTCTCGACTGA
- a CDS encoding ammonium transporter — MLDSGNTAWILTSASLVFLMTPGVAFFYGGMVRAKAVLNMLMLEAAALSVTMIIWTLWGWSIAYAGSDIAGIFGDPAAGFLLRDSMVAEDGVFTATGLNGNNYPVSVDVAFQVAFAMITVGLICGAIAERVKYSTWMIFVALWVTFDYAPMAHMVWNGGLLSADGAISQAIGAAAHDFAGGTVVHINAAVAALIIVLIIGKRKGFGTQPFRPHNVPFVMLGAFLLWFGWFGFNAGSAFAANGTAGYAWVSTSAATAAAMLAWGFTEKIRSGHYTAMGAASGMVAGLVAITPAADVVSPLWAMVMGAIAGVLTCLACGLKFKFGYDDSLDVVGVHGVGGLTGTVLIGFFGEGTGLLAGGDWRQLAVQVIIAVVAILYSAVVTAIIAFALEKTIGWRVTEAQEIGGVDLADQGERAYDFAGTASSVLKEVK; from the coding sequence ATGCTGGATTCCGGAAACACCGCTTGGATATTGACTTCCGCATCCCTGGTTTTCCTCATGACGCCTGGTGTGGCGTTCTTCTACGGCGGCATGGTGCGCGCCAAGGCCGTGCTGAACATGCTGATGCTTGAGGCGGCCGCGCTGTCGGTCACCATGATCATCTGGACCCTGTGGGGCTGGTCCATCGCCTACGCCGGCTCCGACATCGCCGGCATCTTCGGCGATCCCGCGGCCGGCTTCCTGCTGCGCGACTCCATGGTCGCCGAGGACGGCGTCTTCACCGCCACCGGTCTGAACGGCAACAACTATCCGGTGAGCGTGGACGTGGCCTTCCAGGTCGCCTTCGCGATGATCACCGTCGGCCTGATCTGCGGTGCCATCGCCGAGCGCGTCAAGTACAGCACCTGGATGATCTTCGTGGCGCTGTGGGTCACCTTCGACTACGCCCCCATGGCCCACATGGTCTGGAACGGCGGCCTGCTCTCCGCCGACGGCGCGATCTCCCAGGCCATCGGCGCCGCGGCCCATGACTTCGCAGGCGGCACCGTCGTGCACATCAACGCCGCTGTGGCCGCGCTGATCATCGTGCTGATCATCGGCAAGCGCAAGGGCTTCGGCACGCAGCCGTTCCGCCCGCATAACGTGCCCTTCGTGATGCTCGGCGCCTTCCTGCTGTGGTTCGGCTGGTTCGGCTTCAACGCCGGTTCCGCCTTCGCCGCCAACGGCACCGCCGGCTACGCTTGGGTGTCCACCTCCGCCGCCACCGCGGCCGCCATGCTCGCCTGGGGCTTCACCGAGAAGATCCGCTCCGGCCACTACACCGCCATGGGCGCCGCCTCCGGTATGGTCGCGGGCCTGGTCGCCATCACTCCGGCCGCCGATGTGGTCTCCCCGCTGTGGGCCATGGTGATGGGTGCCATCGCCGGCGTGCTCACCTGCCTCGCCTGCGGACTCAAGTTCAAGTTCGGCTATGACGATTCGCTCGACGTGGTCGGCGTGCACGGCGTCGGCGGTCTGACCGGCACCGTCCTCATCGGCTTCTTCGGCGAGGGCACCGGCCTGCTGGCCGGCGGCGACTGGCGTCAGCTGGCCGTCCAGGTGATCATCGCCGTGGTCGCCATCCTCTACTCCGCCGTGGTCACCGCGATCATCGCCTTCGCTCTGGAGAAGACGATCGGTTGGCGTGTCACCGAAGCCCAGGAGATCGGCGGCGTCGATCTTGCCGACCAGGGCGAACGCGCTTACGATTTTGCTGGTACCGCCAGCTCCGTCCTCAAGGAGGTGAAGTGA
- a CDS encoding glycosyltransferase family 2 protein codes for MQTPAKTLTFVVPAYNMETYLERCVHSLTAADRIDDIEVLIVDDGSSDGTAAMADAFEQRMPGIVRAIHQNNRGHGGAVNHGIAEASGMYVKVVDADDWVGPESLEQVMEVLRAQATSESPVDMVVVNYVYDKVGKRRKHVVNFRHAMKSGAVLSWDDLGHFGLAEYILMHALIYRTDVVRASGMQLPEHTFYVDFIYAYQPFPWVKTLMYVDTPFYHYFIGRDGQSVQTDVMIRRVDQLRLINRIMTEATPERGTVPDGLYRYMIHFLAIQSSVTSVFLILSRDKENYAKKDQLWADMREYSPTIGRDVRRKITSRALNLPGSVGRFIIRWGYRVAERVVGFN; via the coding sequence ATGCAGACCCCAGCAAAGACGCTTACCTTCGTGGTGCCCGCGTACAACATGGAGACGTATCTGGAGCGCTGCGTCCATTCACTGACCGCCGCCGACCGCATCGACGACATCGAGGTGCTGATCGTCGACGACGGCTCCTCGGACGGCACCGCCGCCATGGCGGACGCCTTCGAACAGCGCATGCCGGGCATCGTGCGCGCCATCCACCAGAACAACCGCGGCCACGGCGGCGCGGTGAACCACGGCATCGCCGAGGCGAGCGGCATGTACGTGAAGGTCGTGGACGCGGACGACTGGGTGGGGCCCGAATCGCTGGAGCAGGTGATGGAGGTGCTGCGCGCGCAGGCCACGTCCGAATCGCCCGTCGACATGGTCGTGGTGAACTACGTCTACGACAAGGTGGGCAAACGGCGCAAGCATGTGGTGAACTTCCGCCATGCGATGAAGTCCGGCGCGGTGCTCAGCTGGGACGATCTGGGGCATTTCGGTCTGGCCGAGTACATTCTGATGCACGCGCTGATCTACCGCACCGATGTGGTGCGCGCCTCGGGCATGCAGCTGCCGGAGCATACGTTCTATGTGGACTTCATCTACGCCTACCAGCCGTTCCCGTGGGTCAAGACGCTGATGTACGTGGACACGCCGTTCTACCACTATTTCATCGGGCGCGACGGGCAGAGCGTGCAGACCGACGTGATGATCCGCCGCGTCGACCAGCTGCGGCTGATCAACCGCATCATGACGGAGGCGACCCCGGAGCGCGGCACCGTGCCGGACGGCCTGTACCGCTATATGATCCACTTCCTGGCGATTCAGAGTTCGGTGACCAGCGTGTTCCTGATTCTCTCGCGCGACAAGGAGAACTACGCGAAGAAGGACCAGCTGTGGGCCGATATGCGCGAGTATTCGCCGACCATCGGCCGTGACGTGCGCCGCAAGATCACCTCGCGCGCACTCAACCTGCCCGGCTCGGTAGGACGTTTCATCATCCGCTGGGGATACCGCGTCGCCGAGCGCGTCGTCGGCTTCAACTGA
- the ftsY gene encoding signal recognition particle-docking protein FtsY produces MDTMNILAIVGVIVVAVVLIGLCVWFSGSRKRALAKARQEAEVRTEQAKAKADELIAREREAEAQAQTKTSGDVGGQPAAGDAKQADDAASAGADTAGTSGTTSHAAASAAETAGFATPAKPQTETPESVGSRLTRLKAKLAQSSNPFGKALFSILTKDNLSEADWEDVEDTLLLADVGAEASGQLVDGLRADARITGKADPAEVRATLREKLLDIVGRDTDRRLNANKPDANKPSVIIMVGVNGTGKTTTAGKLARLFVADGKRVMMGAADTFRAAAADQLETWGARVNVPVVRSDKDGADPASVAFEASARAKEEGADVLIIDTAGRLQNKANLMDELGKIRRVTEKNLPVDEVLLVLDATTGQNGMAQAKVFAEAIGITGVVLSKLDGSAKGGIVVSVQKELGVPVKLVGLGEGPDDLAPFDPEGFVDGILA; encoded by the coding sequence ATGGATACTATGAATATTCTCGCCATTGTCGGCGTGATTGTTGTCGCGGTCGTATTGATCGGATTGTGCGTGTGGTTCAGCGGTTCGCGCAAGCGCGCGCTCGCCAAAGCCCGTCAGGAGGCCGAGGTCCGCACCGAACAGGCCAAGGCGAAGGCCGATGAGCTGATCGCGCGGGAGCGTGAGGCCGAGGCTCAGGCTCAGACGAAGACTTCCGGTGATGTCGGTGGCCAGCCAGCCGCCGGGGATGCCAAGCAGGCGGATGACGCCGCTTCAGCCGGCGCGGATACCGCAGGCACCTCCGGTACCACAAGCCACGCCGCTGCCTCCGCTGCGGAAACGGCCGGATTCGCAACCCCCGCCAAGCCGCAAACGGAAACCCCTGAATCCGTGGGTTCGCGCCTGACCCGACTGAAGGCCAAGCTTGCGCAATCCTCCAACCCCTTCGGCAAGGCGCTGTTCTCCATCCTCACCAAAGACAATCTTTCCGAAGCCGATTGGGAGGATGTCGAGGACACGCTGCTGCTCGCCGACGTGGGCGCCGAAGCCAGCGGCCAGTTGGTCGACGGGCTGCGGGCGGACGCGCGCATCACCGGCAAGGCCGACCCGGCCGAAGTGCGCGCGACCCTGCGCGAGAAACTCCTCGACATCGTGGGCCGCGACACGGACCGTCGCCTCAACGCGAACAAGCCCGACGCGAACAAACCGTCCGTCATCATCATGGTGGGCGTGAACGGCACCGGCAAAACCACCACCGCCGGCAAACTCGCCCGCCTGTTCGTGGCCGACGGCAAGCGGGTGATGATGGGCGCGGCCGATACCTTCCGCGCGGCCGCGGCCGACCAGCTCGAGACGTGGGGCGCGCGCGTCAACGTGCCCGTGGTGCGTTCCGACAAGGACGGCGCCGACCCGGCGTCCGTGGCCTTCGAGGCCAGCGCGCGGGCCAAGGAGGAAGGTGCCGACGTGCTCATCATCGACACGGCCGGCCGCCTGCAGAACAAGGCCAACCTCATGGACGAGCTGGGCAAGATCCGCCGCGTCACCGAAAAGAACCTGCCTGTGGACGAGGTGCTGCTGGTGCTTGACGCCACCACCGGCCAGAACGGCATGGCTCAGGCCAAGGTGTTCGCCGAGGCGATCGGCATCACCGGCGTGGTGCTGTCCAAGCTCGACGGTTCCGCCAAGGGAGGCATCGTCGTCTCCGTGCAGAAGGAGCTCGGCGTGCCGGTCAAGCTCGTCGGCCTCGGCGAAGGCCCGGACGATCTGGCACCCTTCGACCCCGAAGGCTTCGTCGATGGCATCCTCGCCTGA
- a CDS encoding putative ABC transporter permease encodes MSEVTNRGIAEADVNGDGVIDIDDKRLPLVARIYGALVLLNGIMTAPAIVLSSAHATREVIAGRMNVDFMDLTFMLTAADTVLLVVNATCLVVFGALLLRNKRKHAARWAYTLIPLTIAEAMFSLALQGIGGNLIMPAIQLVILVTISIVADPALHEERRLHRTLRRMDERDNYWDAVRKGMLGRDQTGKGYISLDFFNVFWLFLIGCVFGLVVETIYHYILFGEYEDRAGLLWGPFSPIYGFGAVILTACLNRLWRANPVAIFLASAVIGGAFEWFVSWFMEVAFGITAWDYTGQWLSIGGRTSGKYMLFWGVLGLLWIKLILPWLLWLINKIPWKVRYSLTTVCFALMVVDCVMTLMALDCWFTRVSGELPDSPITQFFADNFGNDFMADRFQTMSIDPTKSGRA; translated from the coding sequence ATGAGTGAAGTGACGAACCGGGGGATTGCCGAAGCCGATGTGAACGGCGACGGCGTGATCGACATCGACGACAAGCGACTGCCGCTGGTAGCCCGCATCTACGGCGCGCTGGTGCTGCTCAACGGCATCATGACGGCGCCCGCCATCGTGCTGTCCAGCGCGCACGCGACGCGCGAGGTGATCGCCGGCCGTATGAACGTGGACTTCATGGACCTGACGTTCATGCTGACCGCGGCGGACACCGTGCTGCTGGTGGTGAACGCGACCTGTCTGGTCGTCTTCGGCGCGTTGCTGCTGCGCAACAAGCGCAAGCACGCTGCCCGCTGGGCCTATACGCTGATCCCGCTCACCATCGCCGAGGCGATGTTCTCGCTCGCGTTGCAGGGCATCGGCGGCAATCTGATCATGCCCGCGATCCAGCTGGTGATCCTCGTGACCATCTCGATCGTGGCGGATCCGGCTCTGCATGAGGAACGCCGCCTGCACCGCACCCTCAGGCGCATGGACGAGCGCGACAACTATTGGGACGCCGTGCGCAAAGGCATGCTCGGCCGCGACCAGACCGGCAAAGGCTACATCTCGCTGGACTTCTTCAACGTGTTCTGGCTGTTCCTGATCGGCTGCGTGTTCGGCCTGGTGGTCGAGACGATCTACCACTACATTCTGTTCGGCGAATACGAGGACCGCGCCGGCCTACTGTGGGGGCCGTTCTCGCCGATCTACGGCTTCGGCGCGGTGATTCTGACCGCCTGCCTCAACCGCCTGTGGCGCGCGAATCCGGTGGCGATATTCCTCGCCTCCGCGGTGATCGGCGGCGCGTTCGAATGGTTCGTCAGCTGGTTCATGGAGGTGGCGTTCGGCATCACCGCGTGGGACTACACCGGCCAATGGCTGTCGATCGGCGGGCGCACCTCCGGCAAATACATGCTGTTCTGGGGTGTGCTGGGCCTGCTGTGGATCAAGCTGATTCTGCCGTGGCTGCTGTGGCTGATCAACAAGATCCCATGGAAGGTGCGCTACTCGCTCACCACGGTCTGCTTCGCGCTGATGGTGGTCGACTGCGTGATGACGCTGATGGCGCTCGACTGCTGGTTCACGCGCGTTTCCGGCGAACTGCCCGACTCGCCCATCACCCAGTTCTTCGCCGATAATTTCGGCAACGACTTCATGGCCGACCGTTTCCAGACGATGAGCATCGACCCCACCAAGTCCGGCCGCGCGTAA
- a CDS encoding [protein-PII] uridylyltransferase family protein, which translates to MSAVDGLKRRFMEISQPDDDGVYRDGAAKRQARTTLAMDALRELWREACGSVSFAVPDSGVGLAAVGSLARGQVGPSSDLDLVLIYEPHALNDTQINELANKLWYPLWDSGLDLDHAVRTRAQCESVTDHDLPAAMGWLDVRAVAGDAALIETTAASILERWRKAARKRLPELLDSAAARLNEFGRLPYINQPDIKEARGGLRDTVLVSALAASWLADRPHGVYDEAVERLLDVRDCIHLVAGKDTNLLLAPYQARVAAMLGLADPTWPEAERAAYAIDDLQTLLARIGRRIAFSLDSTASRAEHSLVHEKPRFSFFQIMSPRGGGRREAPQFELVAPGVAKHEGELVLAPGVEPSLDATLALRVAVASGETGLPINPATLANLKRCPIRDSQWTQESRALFLRLLACGPELMRVWEEIDFVDLPGRWIPEWLGVRNRPSASAAHRYTIDRHSVEVVSRLARSHEGAAAGRDAPSAFGGTPPTIAGLGADGTTLDSHGGRKGNLSVEATREGPRGAYDDRHYAALLLAGLLHDVGKRAFVRDHAAEGARHVPVILRRMGFDEDIVGWATLLTREHLTLSDFATGRNPNDPAVGEELAARLDHDPVLLDMLFDLTRADGSSLGATAGESITKQYGWSAWREKLVIAMYSSARRSLRLE; encoded by the coding sequence ATGTCGGCTGTGGATGGGTTGAAGCGGCGGTTCATGGAGATAAGCCAGCCGGATGACGACGGCGTGTACCGCGACGGCGCCGCGAAACGCCAAGCGCGTACCACGCTGGCGATGGACGCTCTGCGCGAGCTGTGGCGCGAGGCCTGTGGGTCCGTCTCCTTCGCCGTCCCTGACTCCGGCGTGGGACTCGCCGCGGTCGGCTCGCTCGCCCGCGGCCAGGTCGGACCCAGCTCCGACCTCGACCTGGTGCTGATTTACGAGCCCCACGCGCTGAACGACACCCAAATCAACGAGCTGGCCAACAAACTGTGGTATCCGCTGTGGGACAGCGGACTCGACCTCGACCATGCGGTGCGCACACGCGCGCAATGCGAATCGGTCACCGACCACGACCTGCCCGCCGCCATGGGCTGGCTCGACGTGCGCGCCGTCGCCGGCGACGCGGCCCTGATCGAAACCACCGCTGCCTCGATACTCGAACGATGGCGCAAAGCCGCGCGCAAACGTCTGCCCGAACTGCTGGATTCCGCCGCAGCCCGCCTGAACGAATTCGGCCGACTGCCCTATATCAACCAACCCGATATCAAAGAGGCACGCGGCGGCCTGCGCGATACGGTGCTGGTCTCCGCGCTTGCCGCCTCGTGGCTGGCCGACCGTCCGCACGGCGTCTACGACGAGGCCGTGGAACGTCTGCTTGATGTGCGCGACTGCATCCATCTGGTCGCGGGCAAGGATACGAATTTGCTGCTCGCTCCCTATCAGGCGCGGGTCGCCGCCATGCTCGGCCTGGCCGATCCCACCTGGCCAGAGGCCGAACGCGCCGCCTATGCGATTGACGATCTGCAGACGCTGCTGGCGCGCATCGGCCGCCGCATCGCGTTCTCGCTCGATTCCACCGCCTCCCGCGCCGAGCATTCGCTGGTGCATGAGAAGCCCAGATTCTCGTTCTTCCAGATCATGTCGCCGCGCGGCGGAGGCCGGCGCGAGGCCCCGCAGTTCGAATTGGTCGCGCCCGGCGTGGCCAAGCATGAGGGCGAGCTGGTGCTGGCACCCGGCGTCGAGCCGTCGCTCGATGCCACACTGGCGTTGCGCGTGGCCGTCGCGTCCGGTGAGACCGGATTGCCGATCAATCCCGCCACCTTGGCGAATCTCAAACGCTGTCCGATTCGAGACAGCCAGTGGACGCAGGAGTCGCGCGCGCTGTTCCTGCGTCTGCTGGCCTGTGGGCCGGAGCTGATGCGCGTGTGGGAGGAGATCGACTTCGTGGATTTGCCTGGCCGATGGATCCCCGAATGGCTGGGCGTGCGCAACCGCCCGAGCGCGTCGGCCGCGCACCGCTATACCATCGACCGCCACAGCGTCGAGGTCGTGTCCCGCCTGGCCCGGTCCCACGAGGGAGCGGCTGCGGGGCGGGATGCGCCATCGGCCTTTGGAGGGACGCCGCCGACCATCGCCGGTTTGGGCGCCGACGGGACGACGCTGGATTCTCACGGCGGGCGCAAAGGAAACTTGTCTGTCGAAGCAACGCGAGAGGGGCCGCGCGGGGCGTATGACGACCGCCATTACGCCGCGCTGCTACTGGCCGGTCTGCTGCACGATGTGGGCAAGCGCGCGTTCGTGCGCGACCACGCGGCCGAGGGAGCGCGCCATGTGCCGGTGATTCTGCGGCGCATGGGGTTCGACGAGGATATCGTGGGCTGGGCCACGCTGTTGACGCGCGAGCATCTCACCTTGTCTGATTTCGCCACCGGCCGCAATCCCAACGATCCCGCGGTGGGGGAGGAGCTCGCCGCGCGGCTCGACCATGACCCCGTATTGCTGGATATGCTATTCGACCTGACCCGCGCCGACGGTTCGTCGCTGGGGGCGACCGCGGGCGAGTCCATCACCAAGCAGTACGGTTGGAGCGCCTGGCGCGAAAAACTGGTGATCGCCATGTACTCGTCAGCGAGGCGAAGTCTCCGCTTGGAATAA
- a CDS encoding toxin, protein MRYNIPEIVLRSALKHGVNPNDALYVTEHPIMSLVMEEEPLKILHLGISPEGIPLEVVTIRTSRGDAVIHAMRMRTKYVRLPEGGGR, encoded by the coding sequence ATGCGGTACAATATTCCGGAAATCGTATTGCGATCCGCCCTCAAACATGGGGTGAATCCAAACGACGCCTTATACGTCACCGAACATCCGATTATGTCGCTTGTCATGGAGGAGGAACCGCTCAAGATTCTGCATCTCGGCATCTCGCCCGAAGGCATCCCTCTGGAGGTCGTCACCATACGCACCTCGCGAGGGGACGCGGTTATCCACGCCATGCGCATGCGCACCAAATACGTCAGACTTCCGGAAGGAGGAGGACGGTGA
- a CDS encoding TetR/AcrR family transcriptional regulator: MTSLQRREQLIRIGRALFADKGFEAVSVEEIASHAKVSKPIVYEHFGGKEGLYAVVVDREMQALTGTLTAALSDTTAHPRQIVERTALALLTYIEENAEGFKVLSRDSPSTDPAGSFSSLLGDISVRVEDLLTASFKRQKLSPKGVPYYAQMLVGMTVFTGQYWADRPKVNKEQLAAYIVDLAWHGLSRLDSKPQLRFEGAKAKRAADRAGANDSDASGIPVRESERDGMDGTDADGATNVDDATNADDAGAEASSGAHSNE, translated from the coding sequence ATGACTTCGCTGCAGCGGCGTGAACAACTGATCCGCATCGGCCGCGCGCTTTTCGCGGACAAAGGCTTCGAAGCGGTGAGCGTCGAGGAGATCGCCTCGCACGCCAAAGTGTCCAAGCCCATCGTCTACGAGCATTTCGGCGGCAAGGAGGGCCTGTACGCGGTGGTGGTGGACCGTGAGATGCAGGCGCTGACCGGCACGCTCACCGCCGCGTTGAGCGACACGACGGCGCATCCGCGGCAGATCGTGGAGCGCACGGCGCTGGCGTTGCTCACCTATATCGAGGAGAACGCGGAAGGATTCAAGGTGCTGTCGCGCGATTCGCCGAGCACCGATCCGGCCGGTTCGTTCAGCTCGCTGCTGGGCGACATCAGCGTGCGGGTCGAGGATCTGCTCACCGCGTCGTTCAAACGGCAGAAACTCTCACCCAAGGGCGTACCGTATTACGCGCAGATGCTGGTGGGCATGACCGTGTTCACCGGGCAGTATTGGGCCGACCGGCCGAAGGTGAATAAGGAGCAGCTCGCCGCCTATATCGTCGATCTCGCCTGGCATGGCCTGTCCCGACTGGATTCCAAGCCGCAGCTGCGGTTCGAGGGCGCCAAGGCGAAGCGTGCGGCGGACAGGGCGGGCGCGAATGATTCTGACGCAAGTGGGATCCCCGTTCGCGAATCCGAGCGCGACGGTATGGATGGGACGGACGCGGACGGCGCAACGAATGTGGATGACGCAACGAATGCGGACGACGCAGGCGCTGAGGCATCAAGCGGCGCCCACTCCAACGAGTGA
- a CDS encoding MATE family efflux transporter: protein MTGNSFARAAWARLVSVNINRRILALALPTFGQLIAEPAFILIDTAIVGHVGDSALAGLSIGSTIILTTVGLCVFLAYGTTSQVAKLIGAGRRREGLEAGIDGLWLALGIGVVVSIALFAAAEPLCWAMGARGEVLANAVGYLRAVVFGLPGMLLVYAANGIFRGLQKARITLIAAVAGAIVNTVLDLLFVFGFGWGIVGSGVATLIAQWFMGVFLVVPAILWSRADGASVRPRLGGILRSAGDGAPLFLRTLALRACMVATVMLAARMGEQVLAAYQAVNSSWNFVINMLDAIGIAGQALVATELGAGRRGEARRMTSAAARAGLVGGVIIGLALAFLGVLAAPLFSANPDIQQLIVTGMVTLAVFLPLGGWMWALDGILIGAGDYRYLAATCLITAAVYLPCLFGASALDTWIASTSLLDGTPLTIDMLRTITVWSLINVIFIGLRAVFNGARARTDRWM, encoded by the coding sequence ATGACCGGCAACTCCTTCGCACGCGCCGCATGGGCTAGGCTCGTGAGCGTGAATATCAACCGCCGCATTCTCGCACTGGCCCTGCCGACGTTCGGGCAGCTCATCGCCGAACCCGCGTTCATCCTGATCGACACGGCCATCGTCGGGCATGTCGGAGATTCCGCGCTGGCGGGGCTCTCCATCGGCTCGACCATCATCCTCACCACCGTGGGACTGTGCGTGTTCCTCGCCTACGGCACCACCAGCCAGGTCGCCAAACTCATCGGCGCGGGCCGCCGCCGCGAAGGGCTCGAGGCGGGCATCGACGGCCTATGGCTGGCGCTCGGCATCGGCGTTGTGGTGTCAATCGCCCTGTTTGCGGCGGCCGAACCGCTGTGCTGGGCGATGGGCGCGCGCGGCGAGGTGCTCGCCAACGCGGTCGGATATCTGCGCGCCGTCGTGTTCGGACTGCCCGGCATGCTGCTCGTCTACGCGGCCAACGGCATCTTCCGCGGCCTGCAGAAGGCGCGCATCACCCTAATCGCCGCCGTGGCCGGCGCCATCGTGAACACCGTGCTTGACCTGCTGTTCGTGTTCGGTTTCGGATGGGGTATCGTCGGCTCCGGTGTGGCGACACTGATCGCGCAATGGTTCATGGGCGTGTTTCTGGTGGTGCCGGCGATTCTGTGGTCGCGGGCGGACGGCGCGAGCGTTCGGCCGCGGCTCGGCGGCATTCTGCGCAGCGCGGGCGACGGCGCGCCTCTGTTTCTGCGCACGCTGGCCCTGCGCGCTTGCATGGTCGCCACGGTGATGCTCGCCGCGCGCATGGGCGAGCAGGTGCTGGCCGCTTATCAGGCGGTGAATTCCAGCTGGAATTTCGTCATCAATATGCTCGACGCCATCGGCATCGCGGGACAGGCGCTGGTCGCCACCGAATTGGGCGCGGGGCGGCGGGGCGAGGCGCGGCGGATGACTTCGGCGGCCGCGCGCGCAGGATTGGTCGGCGGCGTGATCATCGGCCTCGCTTTGGCCTTCCTCGGCGTATTGGCCGCGCCGCTGTTCAGCGCGAATCCGGATATCCAGCAGCTGATCGTCACCGGCATGGTAACTCTGGCCGTGTTCCTGCCGCTGGGCGGTTGGATGTGGGCGCTGGACGGCATTCTGATCGGCGCGGGCGACTACCGGTATCTGGCCGCGACCTGTCTGATCACCGCGGCCGTGTATCTGCCATGTCTGTTCGGTGCCAGCGCGTTGGACACGTGGATCGCCTCGACCTCGCTGCTCGACGGCACGCCGCTCACCATCGACATGCTGCGCACCATCACCGTATGGTCCCTGATCAACGTGATCTTCATCGGCCTGCGCGCGGTGTTCAACGGCGCCCGTGCCCGCACCGACCGCTGGATGTGA
- a CDS encoding P-II family nitrogen regulator, with product MKLITAIIQPHKLDDVKEALAAAGVHGLTVSEANGYGRQRGHTEVYRGAEYTVDLIPKIRVEVLADDADAETLVGVIVKASGTGTIGDGKVWVAPLDSVTRVRTGETGSAAI from the coding sequence ATGAAGCTCATCACAGCCATCATCCAGCCCCATAAACTCGACGACGTCAAGGAGGCCCTCGCGGCCGCCGGCGTGCACGGTCTGACCGTGTCCGAGGCAAACGGCTACGGCCGCCAGCGCGGCCACACCGAGGTCTACCGCGGTGCCGAATACACCGTCGACCTGATTCCGAAGATTCGCGTGGAGGTGCTGGCCGACGACGCCGACGCCGAAACCCTGGTCGGTGTGATCGTCAAGGCCTCCGGCACCGGCACCATCGGCGATGGCAAGGTGTGGGTCGCTCCGCTCGACTCCGTGACCCGCGTGCGCACCGGCGAGACCGGCTCCGCCGCGATCTGA